In the Streptomyces fradiae ATCC 10745 = DSM 40063 genome, one interval contains:
- a CDS encoding P-II family nitrogen regulator, whose translation MKLITAIVKPHRLDEVKEALQAFGVQGLTVSEASGYGRQRGHTEVYRGAEYTVDLVPKIRIEVLVEDDDAEQLIDVIAKAARTGKIGDGKVWSVPVDTAVRVRTGERGPDAL comes from the coding sequence ATGAAGCTCATCACCGCGATCGTCAAGCCGCACCGGCTCGACGAGGTCAAGGAAGCCCTCCAGGCCTTCGGGGTCCAGGGACTCACCGTCAGCGAGGCCAGCGGCTACGGCCGCCAGCGCGGCCACACCGAGGTCTACCGGGGCGCCGAGTACACCGTCGACCTCGTACCCAAGATCCGCATCGAGGTCCTCGTCGAGGACGACGACGCCGAGCAGCTCATCGACGTCATCGCCAAGGCCGCCCGCACCGGCAAGATCGGCGACGGCAAGGTGTGGAGCGTCCCCGTCGACACGGCCGTACGCGTCCGCACCGGCGAACGCGGCCCCGACGCGCTGTAA
- a CDS encoding ammonium transporter: MPPGILTLAAEEAPTLSAANTGFMLICSALVMLMTPGLAFFYGGMVRVKSTLNMLMMSFVSLGIVTVLWVLYGFSIAFGTDTGSLVGWSSDYAGLSGIGRDELWGATTIPVFVFAAFQLMFAVITPALISGALADRVKFGAWALFIALWATVVYFPVAHWVWAEGGWLFEMGVIDFAGGTAVHINAGAAALAVILVIGKRVGFGKDPMRPHSLPLVMLGAALLWFGWFGFNAGSWLGNDDGVGAVMFVNTQVATAAAMLAWLGYEKVRHGACTTLGAASGAVAGLVAVTPAGGSCSPLGALAIGAVAGLLCAMAVGLKYRFGYDDSLDVVGVHLVGGVVGSVLVGFFATGGVQSEAKGLFYGGGAEQLVKQVVGVAAVLAYSLAVSAVLALVLHKTIGMRVDEDDEVSGIDQVEHAETAYDHSGAGGGTAPRKAAPATAATTPATQQKKVDA, translated from the coding sequence ATGCCCCCAGGCATCCTGACGCTCGCCGCAGAGGAAGCTCCCACGCTCTCTGCCGCCAACACCGGATTCATGCTCATCTGCTCCGCGCTCGTGATGCTGATGACCCCCGGGCTCGCCTTCTTCTACGGAGGCATGGTCCGCGTCAAGAGCACCCTCAACATGCTGATGATGAGCTTCGTCAGCCTCGGGATCGTCACGGTCCTGTGGGTCCTCTACGGCTTCAGCATCGCCTTCGGCACGGACACCGGTTCGCTCGTCGGCTGGTCCTCCGACTACGCCGGGCTCAGCGGCATCGGACGCGACGAGCTGTGGGGCGCCACGACCATCCCGGTCTTCGTCTTCGCCGCCTTCCAGCTGATGTTCGCGGTCATCACCCCCGCCCTGATCAGCGGCGCCCTCGCCGACCGCGTCAAGTTCGGCGCCTGGGCGCTGTTCATCGCCCTGTGGGCCACCGTCGTCTACTTCCCCGTCGCCCACTGGGTGTGGGCGGAGGGCGGCTGGCTCTTCGAGATGGGCGTCATCGACTTCGCAGGCGGCACCGCCGTCCACATCAACGCGGGCGCCGCCGCCCTCGCCGTCATCCTCGTCATCGGCAAGCGCGTCGGCTTCGGCAAGGACCCGATGCGCCCGCACAGCCTCCCCCTCGTCATGCTCGGCGCGGCCCTCCTCTGGTTCGGCTGGTTCGGCTTCAACGCCGGCTCCTGGCTTGGCAACGACGACGGCGTCGGCGCCGTGATGTTCGTCAACACCCAGGTCGCCACCGCCGCCGCCATGCTCGCCTGGCTCGGCTACGAGAAGGTCCGCCACGGCGCCTGCACCACCCTCGGCGCCGCCTCCGGCGCCGTCGCCGGCCTCGTCGCCGTCACCCCGGCCGGCGGCTCCTGCTCCCCGCTCGGCGCCCTCGCGATCGGCGCCGTCGCCGGCCTGCTCTGTGCCATGGCCGTCGGCCTCAAGTACCGCTTCGGCTACGACGACTCCCTCGACGTCGTCGGCGTCCACCTCGTCGGCGGCGTCGTCGGCTCCGTCCTCGTCGGCTTCTTCGCCACCGGCGGCGTCCAGTCCGAGGCCAAGGGGCTCTTCTACGGCGGCGGCGCCGAGCAGCTCGTCAAGCAGGTCGTCGGCGTCGCCGCCGTCCTCGCCTACTCCCTGGCCGTCTCCGCGGTCCTCGCCCTGGTCCTCCACAAGACGATCGGCATGCGGGTCGACGAGGACGACGAGGTCTCCGGCATCGACCAGGTCGAGCACGCCGAGACGGCCTACGACCACAGCGGCGCCGGCGGCGGCACCGCCCCCCGCAAGGCCGCACCGGCCACCGCCGCGACCACGCCGGCGACGCAGCAGAAGAAGGTGGACGCATGA
- the nsdA gene encoding transcriptional repressor NsdA encodes MGGSGTDGTNAGKRPNEQLASWFVRSGWSKGELARQVNRRARQMGAHHISTDTSRVRRWLDGEQPREPIPRILSELFSERFGTVVAVEDLGLRAAHQSPSVAGVDLPWAGPQTVSLLSEFSRSDLMLARRGFLGTSLTLAAGPSLIEPMQRWLVPTPAAERTDPPASSRRPNRLSRAELDMLESTTAMFRSWDAQSGGGLRRKAVVGQLHEVTDLLQEPQPAAVSQRLFRCAAELAELAGWMSYDVGLQPTAQKYFVLALHAAKEAGDKPLGSYILSSMSRQMIHLGRPDDALELIHLAQYGSRDCATSRTQAMLYAMEARAYANMGQPGKCKRAVRMAEETFADAGLDDEPDPDWIRFFTEAELSGENSHSYRDLAYFSGRSPAYASLAEPVMRRAVELFSTDPEHQRSYALNLVGMATVHLLKREPEQAVEHARQALTIAARVRSERVNTRLRKTVDTAVRDFGDVPEVTDITELLAKTLPETAEAV; translated from the coding sequence GTGGGCGGCAGCGGCACAGACGGTACGAATGCCGGGAAGCGCCCGAACGAGCAGCTCGCCTCGTGGTTCGTGCGCAGCGGCTGGTCCAAGGGCGAGCTCGCCCGCCAGGTGAACCGCCGCGCCCGCCAGATGGGCGCCCACCACATCAGCACCGACACCTCCCGCGTACGGCGCTGGCTCGACGGGGAGCAGCCCCGCGAGCCGATCCCGCGCATCCTGTCCGAGCTGTTCTCGGAGCGTTTCGGCACCGTCGTCGCCGTCGAGGACCTCGGGCTGCGCGCCGCCCACCAGTCACCCTCCGTGGCCGGGGTCGACCTGCCGTGGGCGGGGCCGCAGACGGTCTCCCTGCTCAGCGAGTTCTCCCGCAGCGACCTGATGCTCGCCCGCCGGGGCTTCCTCGGCACGTCCCTCACCCTGGCCGCCGGACCCTCCCTGATCGAGCCCATGCAGCGCTGGCTCGTCCCCACCCCGGCCGCCGAGCGCACCGACCCGCCGGCGTCCTCCCGGCGGCCCAACCGGCTCTCACGGGCCGAGCTGGACATGCTCGAGTCCACGACCGCCATGTTCCGCAGCTGGGACGCCCAGAGCGGCGGCGGACTGCGCCGCAAGGCCGTCGTCGGCCAGCTCCACGAGGTCACCGACCTGCTCCAGGAGCCCCAGCCGGCCGCCGTCTCGCAGCGCCTGTTCCGCTGTGCGGCCGAACTGGCCGAGCTGGCCGGGTGGATGAGCTACGACGTGGGCCTCCAGCCCACCGCCCAGAAGTACTTCGTGCTCGCCCTGCACGCCGCCAAGGAGGCCGGGGACAAGCCGCTCGGCTCGTACATCCTCTCCTCCATGAGCCGTCAGATGATCCACCTCGGACGGCCGGACGACGCCCTGGAGCTCATCCACCTCGCCCAGTACGGCAGTCGCGACTGCGCCACCTCCCGCACCCAGGCGATGCTGTATGCGATGGAGGCCCGCGCCTACGCCAACATGGGCCAGCCCGGCAAGTGCAAGCGGGCCGTGCGGATGGCCGAGGAGACCTTCGCCGACGCCGGCCTCGACGACGAGCCCGACCCCGACTGGATCCGCTTCTTCACCGAGGCCGAGCTCAGCGGGGAGAACTCCCACTCCTACCGCGACCTCGCCTACTTCTCCGGCCGCAGCCCCGCCTACGCCTCGCTCGCCGAGCCGGTCATGCGGCGCGCCGTCGAGCTGTTCTCCACCGACCCGGAGCACCAGCGCTCGTACGCCCTCAACCTGGTCGGCATGGCCACCGTCCACCTGCTCAAGCGCGAGCCCGAGCAGGCCGTGGAGCACGCGAGGCAGGCGCTCACCATCGCCGCCCGGGTCCGCTCCGAGCGGGTGAACACCCGGCTCCGCAAGACCGTCGACACCGCCGTACGCGACTTCGGCGACGTCCCCGAGGTCACCGACATCACCGAACTCCTCGCCAAGACCCTCCCCGAGACCGCCGAAGCGGTCTGA
- a CDS encoding bifunctional DNA primase/polymerase — protein MGFTIGGTRIRDMRSGWTGFTGLAGLTFPGSRRRATRAAECTVVAEYTGLWGWDVVPGARAAAGACSCGDPSCTAPGAHPLGFAPEVPAGASLDEVAEAWSRFPGAALLLPVGRAFDVLEVAEAAGRRALVRLERMGLPLGPVCVTPTGRAQFFVAPGAAAELPRLLYRMGWDDAELDLRCLGPGSWITAPPSDLGGHGPVRWLRAPSPDAPHSAPQARLLLGTLAYVSHRAAAA, from the coding sequence ATGGGCTTCACGATCGGCGGCACGCGCATCCGCGACATGCGGTCCGGGTGGACCGGTTTCACCGGCCTCGCCGGGTTGACGTTCCCGGGCTCCCGGCGCCGGGCGACACGGGCGGCGGAGTGCACCGTGGTGGCGGAGTACACCGGCCTGTGGGGGTGGGACGTGGTGCCGGGCGCCCGCGCCGCCGCCGGCGCCTGCTCCTGCGGCGACCCGTCCTGTACGGCTCCGGGGGCGCACCCGCTGGGGTTCGCGCCGGAAGTCCCGGCGGGCGCCTCGCTCGACGAGGTGGCCGAGGCGTGGTCGCGGTTCCCGGGTGCGGCGCTGCTGCTGCCCGTGGGGCGGGCCTTCGACGTTCTGGAGGTCGCGGAGGCGGCGGGGCGGCGGGCGCTGGTGCGGCTGGAGCGGATGGGGCTGCCGCTGGGGCCGGTGTGCGTGACGCCGACGGGACGGGCGCAGTTCTTCGTGGCGCCGGGGGCGGCGGCCGAGCTGCCGCGGCTGCTGTACCGGATGGGCTGGGACGACGCGGAGCTGGACCTGCGCTGCCTGGGCCCGGGCAGCTGGATCACGGCGCCGCCCTCCGACCTGGGGGGCCACGGGCCGGTCCGCTGGCTGCGCGCCCCGTCCCCGGACGCCCCGCACAGCGCTCCGCAGGCCCGGCTCCTGCTGGGCACCCTCGCCTACGTCAGCCATCGCGCCGCGGCGGCCTGA
- the ffh gene encoding signal recognition particle protein — protein sequence MFDTLSDRLSATFKSLRGKGRLSEADIDATAREIRIALLEADVALPVVRAFIKDVKERCLGAEVSKALNPAQQVIKIVNEELVKVLGGETRRLRFAKQPPTVIMLAGLQGAGKTTLAGKLGLWLKGQGHSPLLVACDLQRPNAVNQLSVVAERAGVAVYAPEPGNGVGDPVEVAKDSLEYARTKLHDIVIVDTAGRLGIDQEMMQQAADIRDAVSPNEILFVVDAMIGQDAVNTAEAFRDGVGFDGVVLSKLDGDARGGAALSIAHVTGRQIMFASNGEKLDDFDAFHPDRMASRILGMGDVLSLIEKAEQTFSQEEAAKMASKLASSKGKDFTLDDFLAQMEQVRKMGSISKLLGMLPGMAQMKDQINNIDERDVDRTAAIIKSMTPAERQDPTIINGSRRARIARGSGVDVSAVKSLVERFFEARKMMSRMAQGGGLPGMPGMPGMGGAGRQKKQQKQAKGKRRSGNPMKRKAEEQAAAVRREQQVQQGGAFGLPAGQPGQDFELPDEFKKFMR from the coding sequence GTGTTCGATACTCTCTCCGACCGCCTTTCAGCCACCTTCAAGTCCCTGCGGGGCAAGGGCAGGCTCAGCGAGGCGGACATCGACGCCACGGCCCGCGAGATCCGCATCGCGCTCCTCGAAGCGGACGTGGCCCTGCCGGTCGTGCGCGCCTTCATCAAGGACGTCAAGGAAAGGTGCCTCGGGGCGGAGGTCTCCAAGGCCCTCAACCCCGCCCAGCAGGTCATCAAGATCGTCAACGAGGAACTGGTCAAGGTCCTCGGCGGCGAGACCCGGCGGCTGCGCTTCGCCAAGCAGCCCCCGACCGTCATCATGCTGGCCGGCCTCCAGGGTGCCGGTAAGACGACCCTCGCCGGAAAGCTCGGCCTGTGGCTCAAGGGACAGGGCCACTCGCCGCTGCTCGTCGCCTGCGACCTCCAGCGCCCGAACGCCGTCAACCAGCTGTCCGTCGTCGCCGAGCGGGCCGGCGTGGCCGTGTACGCGCCGGAGCCGGGCAACGGCGTCGGCGACCCGGTCGAGGTCGCGAAGGACTCCCTCGAGTACGCGCGGACCAAGCTCCACGACATCGTCATCGTCGACACCGCCGGCCGCCTCGGCATCGACCAGGAGATGATGCAGCAGGCCGCGGACATCCGCGACGCGGTCTCCCCGAACGAGATCCTCTTCGTCGTCGACGCGATGATCGGCCAGGACGCCGTCAACACGGCGGAGGCGTTCCGCGACGGCGTCGGCTTCGACGGTGTCGTCCTCTCCAAGCTCGACGGCGACGCCCGCGGCGGTGCCGCGCTCTCCATCGCGCACGTCACCGGCCGCCAGATCATGTTCGCCTCCAACGGCGAGAAGCTGGACGACTTCGACGCGTTCCACCCGGACCGCATGGCCTCCCGCATCCTCGGCATGGGCGACGTGCTGTCGCTGATCGAGAAGGCCGAGCAGACCTTCAGCCAGGAAGAGGCCGCCAAGATGGCCTCGAAGCTGGCGTCCTCGAAGGGCAAGGACTTCACGCTCGACGACTTCCTGGCCCAGATGGAGCAGGTCCGGAAGATGGGCTCCATCTCCAAGCTGCTCGGCATGCTCCCCGGCATGGCCCAGATGAAGGACCAGATCAACAACATCGACGAGCGGGACGTGGACCGAACGGCCGCGATCATCAAGTCGATGACCCCGGCGGAGCGCCAGGACCCGACGATCATCAACGGCTCCCGCCGGGCGCGCATCGCGCGGGGTTCCGGTGTGGACGTGAGCGCCGTGAAGTCGCTGGTGGAGCGGTTCTTCGAGGCCCGCAAGATGATGTCGCGGATGGCGCAGGGCGGCGGCCTGCCGGGGATGCCGGGCATGCCGGGCATGGGCGGCGCCGGCCGGCAGAAGAAGCAGCAGAAGCAGGCGAAGGGCAAGCGCCGCAGCGGCAACCCGATGAAGCGCAAGGCCGAGGAGCAGGCCGCCGCGGTGCGCCGGGAGCAGCAGGTGCAGCAGGGCGGCGCGTTCGGGCTCCCGGCGGGCCAGCCGGGCCAGGACTTCGAGCTCCCGGACGAGTTCAAGAAGTTCATGCGCTGA
- a CDS encoding sugar porter family MFS transporter, producing MTSTQHPASGARQAHPDHLSHVIFITAAAAMGGFLFGYDSSVINGAVEAIRDRYDVGSGVLAQVIAIALIGCATAGRIADRIGRIRCMQIAAALFTVSAVGSALPFALWDLAFWRVVGGFAIGMASVIGPAYIAEVAPAAYRGRLGAFQQAAIVIGIAVSQLVNYAILNLAGGDQRGEIAGLEAWQWMLGVMVVPAVLYGVLSFAIPESPRFLISVGRKDRAREVLAEVEGRGVDLDARVAEIETAMHREHKSTFKDLLGGRFALLPIVWVGIGLSVFQQLVGINVAFYYSATLWQSVGIDPSGSFFYSFTTSIINIIGTVIAMVLVDRVGRRPLALVGSAGMAVSLAIEAWAFSADLVDGKLPATQGAVALAAAHAFVLFFALSWGVVVWVFLGEMFPNRIRAAALGVAASAQWLANWTITASFPSLAEWNLSGTYVIYTVFAVLSIPFVLKFVKETKGKALEEMG from the coding sequence GTGACCAGCACGCAACACCCCGCGTCGGGAGCCCGGCAGGCCCACCCCGACCACCTCAGCCACGTCATCTTCATCACGGCCGCCGCCGCGATGGGCGGCTTCCTCTTCGGCTACGACAGCTCCGTCATCAACGGCGCGGTCGAGGCGATCCGCGACCGCTACGACGTCGGCTCCGGCGTGCTCGCCCAGGTCATCGCCATCGCGCTCATCGGCTGCGCCACCGCCGGCCGCATCGCCGACCGCATCGGCCGCATCCGCTGCATGCAGATCGCCGCCGCGTTGTTCACGGTCAGCGCCGTGGGCTCCGCCCTGCCCTTCGCCCTGTGGGACCTGGCGTTCTGGCGCGTCGTCGGCGGCTTCGCCATCGGCATGGCGTCCGTCATCGGCCCCGCCTACATCGCGGAGGTCGCCCCCGCCGCGTACCGGGGCCGCCTCGGCGCGTTCCAGCAGGCCGCGATCGTGATCGGCATCGCCGTCTCGCAGCTCGTCAACTACGCGATCCTCAACCTCGCCGGAGGCGACCAGCGCGGCGAGATCGCCGGCCTGGAGGCCTGGCAGTGGATGCTCGGCGTCATGGTCGTGCCCGCGGTCCTCTACGGCGTGCTGTCCTTCGCCATCCCCGAGTCGCCCCGCTTCCTGATCTCCGTCGGCCGCAAGGACCGCGCCCGTGAGGTGCTCGCCGAGGTCGAGGGCCGGGGCGTGGACCTCGACGCCCGCGTGGCCGAGATCGAGACGGCCATGCACCGCGAGCACAAGTCCACCTTCAAGGACCTGCTCGGCGGCCGGTTCGCGCTGCTGCCCATCGTCTGGGTCGGCATCGGCCTGTCGGTCTTCCAGCAGCTCGTCGGCATCAACGTCGCCTTCTACTACTCCGCGACCCTGTGGCAGTCGGTCGGCATCGACCCGTCCGGCTCGTTCTTCTACTCGTTCACCACGTCGATCATCAACATCATCGGCACCGTGATCGCGATGGTCCTGGTCGACCGGGTCGGCCGCAGGCCGCTCGCCCTCGTCGGCTCCGCCGGTATGGCCGTGTCCCTCGCCATCGAGGCGTGGGCCTTCTCCGCCGACCTCGTGGACGGCAAGCTCCCCGCCACCCAGGGCGCCGTCGCCCTGGCCGCCGCCCACGCCTTCGTCCTCTTCTTCGCCCTCTCGTGGGGCGTGGTGGTCTGGGTCTTCCTCGGCGAGATGTTCCCCAACCGCATCCGCGCCGCCGCCCTGGGCGTCGCCGCGTCCGCCCAGTGGCTCGCCAACTGGACGATCACCGCGAGCTTCCCCTCGCTCGCCGAGTGGAACCTCTCCGGCACGTACGTCATCTACACGGTCTTCGCCGTGCTCTCCATCCCCTTCGTGCTCAAGTTCGTGAAGGAAACCAAGGGCAAGGCGTTGGAGGAGATGGGCTAA
- a CDS encoding [protein-PII] uridylyltransferase → MTSTDSEATTEDSGPGGYAAARLRLLQEETRPGPPRRAALARLTDDWLAALHAAASPPPGTALVAVGGYGRGELSPRSDLDLLLLHDGTASPAAVAALADRLWYPVWDLGLALDHSVRTPAEARATAAADLRAHLGLLDARPVAGDRALAAGLRAAVLADWRDRAPTRLPALHELCRERAERHGELPHLLEPDLKEARGGLRDATALRAVAASWLADAPRDGLDDARRALLDVRDALHLVTGRATDRLALQEQDQVARALGLPDADALLRRVYEAARTLAYASDVTWREVHRVLRARSPRTRLRGLLGGPRGGRSRPERTPLAEGVVEMDGEAVLARTARPERDPVLPLRAAAAAAQAGLPLSRHAVRRLAATADPLPVPWPAEAREQLVTLLGAGEPAVAVWEALEAEGLVTRLIPEWERVRCLPQRNPVHTWTVDRHLVETAVRASSLTRRVGRPDLLLAAALLHDIGKGAPGDHARAGEGIARAVAARAGFDPADTAVIATLVRHHLLLVETATRRDLDDPATVASVARAVGCAATLELLHALTEADALATGPAAWSAWRASLVADLVARVAAALAGGAPPRPADPAAPGAREERLAVEALRTGEPVLALHTRAETAASPPAGGPLTAGEAAPAGGPLPGGGDPAARGTEPAAPGGGPEPVGVELLIALPDQPGVLPAAAGVLALHRLTVRSADLRAVDLPDALGATGSVLVLNWRVAAQYGSLPQPGRLRADLVRALDGSLDVAARLAERDAAHPGRRGVPAPPPRVTVAPAGSAARATVLEVRAQDAPGLLHRIGRALEDAGVRVRSAHVSTLGANAVDAFYVTTGEGAPLPGEEAVSVARRLEEALRG, encoded by the coding sequence GTGACGAGCACCGACAGTGAAGCGACGACGGAAGACTCGGGACCCGGCGGGTACGCGGCGGCCCGGCTGCGCCTCCTCCAGGAGGAGACGCGGCCCGGGCCGCCGCGCCGTGCCGCGCTCGCCCGGCTCACCGACGACTGGCTCGCCGCGCTCCACGCGGCCGCCTCCCCGCCCCCCGGCACCGCCCTCGTCGCCGTCGGCGGGTACGGGCGCGGCGAACTCTCCCCCCGCAGCGACCTCGACCTGCTCCTGCTCCACGACGGCACCGCGTCCCCGGCCGCCGTCGCCGCCCTCGCCGACCGCCTCTGGTACCCCGTCTGGGACCTCGGCCTCGCCCTCGACCACTCCGTACGCACCCCCGCCGAGGCCCGCGCGACCGCCGCCGCCGACCTCAGGGCCCACCTCGGCCTCCTCGACGCCCGCCCCGTCGCGGGCGACCGCGCCCTCGCCGCCGGCCTGCGCGCCGCCGTACTCGCCGACTGGCGCGACCGGGCGCCCACCCGCCTCCCCGCCCTCCACGAGCTGTGCCGCGAACGCGCCGAACGCCACGGCGAACTGCCCCACCTCCTCGAACCCGACCTCAAGGAGGCCCGCGGCGGCCTGCGCGACGCCACCGCCCTGCGCGCCGTCGCCGCCTCCTGGCTCGCCGACGCCCCCCGCGACGGCCTCGACGACGCCCGCCGCGCCCTCCTCGACGTACGCGACGCCCTCCACCTCGTCACCGGCCGCGCCACGGACCGCCTCGCCCTCCAGGAGCAGGACCAGGTCGCCCGCGCCCTCGGCCTGCCCGACGCCGACGCCCTGCTCCGCCGCGTCTACGAGGCCGCCCGCACCCTCGCGTACGCCTCCGACGTCACCTGGCGCGAGGTCCACCGCGTCCTGCGCGCCCGCTCCCCCCGGACCCGCCTGCGCGGCCTCCTCGGCGGCCCGCGCGGCGGCAGGAGCCGGCCCGAGCGCACCCCGCTCGCCGAGGGGGTGGTCGAGATGGACGGCGAGGCCGTCCTCGCCCGCACCGCCCGCCCCGAACGCGACCCCGTCCTCCCGCTGCGCGCCGCCGCCGCGGCGGCCCAGGCCGGACTGCCGCTCTCCCGGCACGCCGTACGCCGCCTCGCCGCGACCGCCGACCCGCTGCCCGTACCGTGGCCCGCCGAGGCCCGCGAGCAGCTCGTCACCCTCCTCGGCGCGGGCGAGCCGGCCGTCGCCGTGTGGGAGGCGCTCGAAGCCGAGGGGCTCGTCACCCGCCTCATCCCCGAGTGGGAGCGGGTGCGGTGCCTCCCGCAGCGCAACCCCGTCCACACCTGGACCGTCGACCGCCACCTGGTCGAGACCGCCGTACGCGCCTCCTCCCTCACCCGCCGGGTCGGCCGCCCCGACCTGCTGCTCGCCGCCGCCCTCCTGCACGACATCGGCAAGGGGGCGCCCGGCGACCACGCGCGCGCGGGTGAGGGGATCGCCCGCGCGGTCGCCGCCCGCGCCGGCTTCGACCCGGCGGACACCGCCGTCATCGCCACCCTCGTACGCCACCACCTCCTCCTCGTGGAGACCGCCACCCGGCGCGACCTCGACGACCCCGCCACCGTCGCCTCGGTGGCCCGCGCCGTCGGCTGCGCCGCCACGCTGGAACTGCTCCACGCCCTCACGGAGGCCGACGCCCTCGCCACCGGCCCCGCCGCCTGGTCCGCCTGGCGGGCCTCGCTCGTCGCCGACCTCGTGGCACGCGTCGCCGCCGCCCTCGCGGGCGGCGCCCCGCCCCGCCCCGCCGACCCCGCCGCACCGGGCGCCCGGGAGGAGCGCCTGGCCGTGGAGGCGCTGCGCACCGGCGAGCCGGTCCTGGCCCTGCACACCCGCGCCGAGACCGCCGCGTCTCCACCGGCCGGGGGGCCGCTCACGGCCGGGGAGGCCGCGCCGGCCGGGGGGCCTCTCCCGGGCGGCGGGGACCCGGCGGCGCGCGGAACGGAGCCCGCGGCGCCCGGCGGCGGCCCCGAGCCCGTCGGCGTGGAACTGCTCATCGCCCTGCCCGACCAGCCCGGCGTCCTCCCCGCCGCCGCCGGGGTCCTCGCCCTGCACCGGCTCACCGTCCGCTCCGCCGACCTGCGCGCCGTCGACCTGCCCGACGCGCTCGGCGCCACCGGCTCCGTGCTGGTGCTCAACTGGCGGGTCGCCGCCCAGTACGGCTCCCTCCCGCAGCCCGGCCGGCTGCGCGCCGACCTCGTCCGCGCCCTCGACGGCTCCCTCGACGTGGCCGCCCGGCTCGCCGAGCGGGACGCCGCCCACCCCGGCCGGCGCGGCGTCCCGGCCCCGCCGCCGCGCGTCACCGTCGCACCGGCCGGGTCGGCCGCCCGGGCCACGGTCCTGGAGGTCCGCGCCCAGGACGCCCCCGGCCTGCTCCACCGCATCGGCCGGGCCCTGGAGGACGCGGGGGTGCGGGTGCGCAGCGCCCATGTCAGCACGCTCGGCGCGAACGCGGTGGACGCCTTCTACGTCACGACCGGCGAGGGGGCACCGCTGCCGGGCGAGGAGGCGGTGTCGGTGGCGCGGCGGCTGGAGGAGGCGCTGCGGGGGTGA
- the ftsY gene encoding signal recognition particle-docking protein FtsY, with amino-acid sequence MEFVILAVVIALVAVGVISGLVVGGRRKKQLPPPEAPTTTPTITAPPAEPRVGEEAETPRDEQRRVIEEVGLPTAEEAVETPAAIEDPVVAEPPVREVEIPAPTAGRLVRLRARLARSQNSLGKGLLTLLSRDNLDEETWEEIEDTLLTADVGVTPTQELVERLRERVRVLGTRTPDELRTLLREELLTLVGTDSDRSLKTEGGLETPGVVMVVGVNGTGKTTTTGKLARVLVADGRSVVLGAADTFRAAAADQLQTWGERVGARTVRGPEGGDPASIAYDAVKEGIAEGADVVLIDTAGRLHTKTGLMDELGKVKRVVEKHGPLDEVLLVLDATTGQNGLIQARVFAEVVDITGIVLTKLDGTAKGGIVIAVQRELGVPVKLVGLGEGPDDLAPFEPEAFVDALIGDPV; translated from the coding sequence ATGGAATTCGTCATCCTTGCTGTAGTCATCGCCCTGGTCGCGGTCGGCGTGATCAGCGGCCTCGTCGTCGGCGGACGCCGGAAGAAGCAGCTGCCGCCGCCCGAGGCCCCGACCACCACGCCGACCATCACCGCCCCGCCAGCCGAGCCACGCGTCGGCGAGGAGGCGGAGACACCCCGCGACGAGCAACGCCGGGTCATCGAGGAGGTCGGCCTCCCGACGGCCGAGGAGGCCGTCGAGACGCCCGCCGCCATCGAGGACCCGGTCGTCGCGGAGCCCCCCGTCCGCGAGGTCGAGATCCCCGCGCCCACCGCCGGGCGCCTCGTCCGGCTGCGCGCCCGGCTCGCCCGCTCCCAGAACTCCCTGGGCAAGGGCCTGCTCACCCTGCTCTCGCGCGACAACCTCGACGAGGAGACGTGGGAGGAGATCGAGGACACCCTCCTCACCGCCGATGTCGGCGTCACCCCCACGCAGGAGCTGGTGGAACGCCTCCGCGAGCGCGTCCGGGTCCTCGGCACCCGCACGCCCGACGAGCTGCGCACCCTCCTCCGCGAGGAGCTGCTCACCCTCGTCGGCACCGACTCCGACCGCTCCCTGAAGACGGAGGGCGGCCTGGAGACGCCGGGCGTCGTCATGGTCGTCGGCGTCAACGGCACCGGCAAGACCACCACCACCGGCAAGCTCGCCCGGGTCCTGGTCGCCGACGGCCGCTCCGTCGTGCTCGGCGCCGCCGACACCTTCCGCGCCGCCGCCGCGGACCAGCTCCAGACCTGGGGCGAGCGCGTCGGCGCCCGTACGGTGCGCGGTCCCGAGGGCGGCGACCCCGCCTCCATCGCGTACGACGCCGTCAAGGAGGGCATCGCGGAGGGCGCCGACGTGGTGCTCATCGACACCGCGGGCCGTCTGCACACCAAGACCGGGCTCATGGACGAGCTGGGCAAGGTCAAGCGCGTCGTCGAGAAGCACGGCCCGCTGGACGAGGTGCTCCTCGTCCTGGACGCCACGACCGGCCAGAACGGCCTGATCCAGGCCCGCGTCTTCGCCGAGGTCGTGGACATCACGGGCATCGTCCTCACCAAGCTGGACGGCACCGCCAAGGGCGGCATCGTCATCGCCGTCCAGCGCGAGCTGGGCGTCCCGGTGAAGCTGGTCGGCCTCGGCGAGGGCCCGGACGACCTGGCCCCCTTCGAGCCGGAGGCCTTCGTGGACGCCCTGATCGGCGACCCGGTCTGA